The DNA sequence TATAATTCCTGCATAAAGCATTGGACCAAATTTTGTTAAATCTTCTTTAGTAAAATATCCATAAGCTGCCATTACTCCAAAAATAATAGTAGTAAGAGCTAATGAAAAAATGACTGATGCTGGTGTAAAAAACATAACAAATATAGAAAATGTAAATCCATTTAATACTGCATACAGAAAAAACAATCCTTTTGCAGTTGTTGCTGACACCTTATTTATAAGAAATGATAAACCCATAACTACTGCAAATTCTAATACTATAATCACTATATAACTACTCATTACAATTGAAGTTAAACTTGGTGATGTCATTACTGCATATGCTGTCCCTGCAGTAACTAATAAAGCCATAAACATCCAACTGAAAATTCTGCTTACTAATTTTGATACAACAGTTTCATCCATATAACTATAATTTTGATTTACTTTAAACATAACTATCCCCTCCATATTTTTACAATTAAAATCCAAAAGCTTGTTTCTAAAAAAAATTATTTTTTTAATTTTTCATAAAATAAATTAATCTTATCATCACTAAATCCAAGTTCTTTAGACAAATACTCATATCCATCTTTATTAAACTTTTGTTCTAGACTATTAATTTTTATTTTATATAAATTTTCTAAAGAATATTTTAATAATTTTATATTTCTATATTCTCCCATTCCTACATCGTTTGTTTTGTCATAATCAGAAGATATTTCGCCCCAATCAGCTCCCATAAAAGATTCTATAACCGCTGTTACAACTCCGGTTCTATCACTTCCCAATCTAC is a window from the Haliovirga abyssi genome containing:
- a CDS encoding Bax inhibitor-1/YccA family protein; translation: MFKVNQNYSYMDETVVSKLVSRIFSWMFMALLVTAGTAYAVMTSPSLTSIVMSSYIVIIVLEFAVVMGLSFLINKVSATTAKGLFFLYAVLNGFTFSIFVMFFTPASVIFSLALTTIIFGVMAAYGYFTKEDLTKFGPMLYAGIIILIITSVVNIFLHLSMLYWIISYMGVIIFTALIGFDVNRIKYMVIEMANGDEQALEKASIFGALQLYLDFINLFIYILRIFGNSRD